In the Hordeum vulgare subsp. vulgare chromosome 7H, MorexV3_pseudomolecules_assembly, whole genome shotgun sequence genome, one interval contains:
- the LOC123412133 gene encoding uncharacterized protein LOC123412133 isoform X1 translates to MDSQCAHHHGRHRLRRALPRLGDGTARLGRRAGHPDAVRRNHLLHLRPPRRLLPHRRSAHREEKLHLHGRRRILLESLAGVGLWRFPVRQLGRDCNRVHDHSVHQRGCYQQGQLLPQERPGGRLRRVRLHVHGGVRGRPDLLLPGPQLPRPVVALHPRRRHVLHLRLHRRRPLPGADHIGSDRQVHPDRHRGWSGRRFRPEDLARIPGARRHRLRLLLLHDPHRDPGHGEVSAGGEQDDEEGDAGGSVHHDGLLHAVRLPRLRGVRQRRQGEHPHRLRLLRALLAHRLRQRLHRRAPGRRIPGVLPAHLRRRGELRRRDLAQRRVHHPGAPRRRRQAARVQPQPLQADVEDGVRDGEHAARHPHALLQRHPRLPGRHRVLAAHRLLPRGDVHPAAGDTEVHDEVGGAADAQLPLLPGVARRGGGVHRGRHGVAQELRPVQDQVVRMGVFASCGIIGRQQCLFLFMCDDEKPSSAGCVGGGFIPCYAGLCCSETQGRERFIDHPILQAADVGPR, encoded by the exons ATGGACAGCCAGTGCGCACATCATCACGGCCGTCATCGGCTCCGGCGTGCTCTCCCTCGCCTGGGCGACGGCACAGCTCGGCTGGGTCGTCGGGCCGGTCACCCTGATGCTGTTCGCCGCAATCACCTACTACACCTCCGGCCTCCTCGCCGATTGCTACCGCACCGGCGATCCGCTCACCGGGAAGAGAAACTACACCTACATGGACGCCGTCGCATCCTACTTGA GTCGCTGGCAGGTGTGGGCCTGTGGCGTTTTCCAGTACGTCAACTTGGTCGGGACTGCAATCGGGTACACGATCACAGCGTCCATCAGCGCGGC TGCTATCAACAAGGCCAACTGCTTCCACAAGAACGGCCGGGCGGCCGACTGCGGCGTGTACGACTCCATGTACATGGTGGTGTTCGGGGTCGTCCAGATCTTCTTCTCCCAGGTCCCCAACTTCCACGACCTGTGGTGGCTCTCCATCCTCGCCGCCGTCATGTCCTTCACCTACGCCTCCATCGCCGTCGGCCTCTCCCTGGCGCAGACCATATCGGGTCCGACCGGCAAGTCCACCCTGACCGGCACCGAGGTTGGAGTGGACGTCGATTCCGCCCAGAAGATCTGGCTCGCATTCCAGGCGCTCGGCGACATCGCCTTCGCCTACTCCTactccatgatcctcatagagATCCAG GACACGGTGAGGTCTCCGCCGGCGGAGAACAAGACGATGAAGAAGGCGACGCTGGTGGGAGTGTCCACCACGACGGCCTTCTACATGCTGTGCGGCTGCCTCGGCTACGCGGcgttcggcaacggcgccaagggGAACATCCTCACCGGCTTCGGCTTCTACGAGCCCTACTGGCTCATCGACTTCGCCAACGTCTGCATCGTCGTGCACCTGGTCGGCGCATACCAGGTGTTCTGCCAGCCCATCTTCGCCGCCGTGGAGAACTTCGCCGCCGCGACCTGGCCCAACGCCGGGTTCATCACCCGGGAGCACCGCGTCGCCGCCGGCAAGCGGCTCGGGTTCAACCTCAACCTCTTCAGGCTGACGTGGAGGACGGCGTTCGTGATGGTGAGCACGCTGCTCGCCATCCTCATGCCCTTCTTCAACGACATCCTCGGCTTCCTGGGCGCCATCGGGTTCTGGCCGCTCACCGTCTACTTCCCCGTGGAGATGTACATCCGGCAGCGGGGGATACAGAGGTACACGACGAGGTGGGTGGCGCTGCAGACGCTCAGCTTCCTCTGCTTCCTGGTGTCGCTCGCCGCGGCGGTGGCGTCCATCGAGGGCGTCACGGAGTCGCTCAAGAACTACGTCCCGTTCAAGACCAAGTCGTGAGGATGGGAGTTTTCGCATCTTGTGGAATAATTGGTCGCCAACAATGCTTGTTTTTGTTTATGTGTGATGATGAGAAACCATCGTCGGCTGGGTGCGTCGGTGGGGGGTTTATCCCGTGTTACGCCGGGCTGTGCTGCTCAGAAACTCAAGGAAGGGAGAGATTTATAGATCATCCTATCCTACAGGCTGCAGATGTTGGTCCTCGCTAA
- the LOC123412133 gene encoding amino acid permease 3-like isoform X2: MTKDVEMAARNGSKGAAAGEAYYPSPPGQGGDVDVDDDGKQRRTGTVWTASAHIITAVIGSGVLSLAWATAQLGWVVGPVTLMLFAAITYYTSGLLADCYRTGDPLTGKRNYTYMDAVASYLSRWQVWACGVFQYVNLVGTAIGYTITASISAAAINKANCFHKNGRAADCGVYDSMYMVVFGVVQIFFSQVPNFHDLWWLSILAAVMSFTYASIAVGLSLAQTISGPTGKSTLTGTEVGVDVDSAQKIWLAFQALGDIAFAYSYSMILIEIQDTVRSPPAENKTMKKATLVGVSTTTAFYMLCGCLGYAAFGNGAKGNILTGFGFYEPYWLIDFANVCIVVHLVGAYQVFCQPIFAAVENFAAATWPNAGFITREHRVAAGKRLGFNLNLFRLTWRTAFVMVSTLLAILMPFFNDILGFLGAIGFWPLTVYFPVEMYIRQRGIQRYTTRWVALQTLSFLCFLVSLAAAVASIEGVTESLKNYVPFKTKS, encoded by the exons ATGACCAAGGACGTGGAGATGGCGGCGCGGAACGGCAGCAAAGGCGCCGCCGCCGGGGAGGCGTACTACCCCTCTCCCCCGGGGCAGGGCGGCGACgtcgacgtcgacgacgacggcaaGCAGCGGCGAACAG GGACGGTATGGACAGCCAGTGCGCACATCATCACGGCCGTCATCGGCTCCGGCGTGCTCTCCCTCGCCTGGGCGACGGCACAGCTCGGCTGGGTCGTCGGGCCGGTCACCCTGATGCTGTTCGCCGCAATCACCTACTACACCTCCGGCCTCCTCGCCGATTGCTACCGCACCGGCGATCCGCTCACCGGGAAGAGAAACTACACCTACATGGACGCCGTCGCATCCTACTTGA GTCGCTGGCAGGTGTGGGCCTGTGGCGTTTTCCAGTACGTCAACTTGGTCGGGACTGCAATCGGGTACACGATCACAGCGTCCATCAGCGCGGC TGCTATCAACAAGGCCAACTGCTTCCACAAGAACGGCCGGGCGGCCGACTGCGGCGTGTACGACTCCATGTACATGGTGGTGTTCGGGGTCGTCCAGATCTTCTTCTCCCAGGTCCCCAACTTCCACGACCTGTGGTGGCTCTCCATCCTCGCCGCCGTCATGTCCTTCACCTACGCCTCCATCGCCGTCGGCCTCTCCCTGGCGCAGACCATATCGGGTCCGACCGGCAAGTCCACCCTGACCGGCACCGAGGTTGGAGTGGACGTCGATTCCGCCCAGAAGATCTGGCTCGCATTCCAGGCGCTCGGCGACATCGCCTTCGCCTACTCCTactccatgatcctcatagagATCCAG GACACGGTGAGGTCTCCGCCGGCGGAGAACAAGACGATGAAGAAGGCGACGCTGGTGGGAGTGTCCACCACGACGGCCTTCTACATGCTGTGCGGCTGCCTCGGCTACGCGGcgttcggcaacggcgccaagggGAACATCCTCACCGGCTTCGGCTTCTACGAGCCCTACTGGCTCATCGACTTCGCCAACGTCTGCATCGTCGTGCACCTGGTCGGCGCATACCAGGTGTTCTGCCAGCCCATCTTCGCCGCCGTGGAGAACTTCGCCGCCGCGACCTGGCCCAACGCCGGGTTCATCACCCGGGAGCACCGCGTCGCCGCCGGCAAGCGGCTCGGGTTCAACCTCAACCTCTTCAGGCTGACGTGGAGGACGGCGTTCGTGATGGTGAGCACGCTGCTCGCCATCCTCATGCCCTTCTTCAACGACATCCTCGGCTTCCTGGGCGCCATCGGGTTCTGGCCGCTCACCGTCTACTTCCCCGTGGAGATGTACATCCGGCAGCGGGGGATACAGAGGTACACGACGAGGTGGGTGGCGCTGCAGACGCTCAGCTTCCTCTGCTTCCTGGTGTCGCTCGCCGCGGCGGTGGCGTCCATCGAGGGCGTCACGGAGTCGCTCAAGAACTACGTCCCGTTCAAGACCAAGTCGTGA